The DNA window AAACGATCTAGGTTTACATTCACTCTTAACAAAAGGCTGTGCATGGTTAAGTGATTATTTGACTAACAATCCCAATATCAGCCCTGAAGATAAAAAACTCTTGGAGGAGATAGATAGGTCTGCCTAACACATCTGTTTGAGTAAAATGGGAGAGTTAAAAAGCTGAAATTTATATAGGATAAGCTTTTTTAGCTTCTATTTCCGTTTTAGCGTGAATCTCGGCTCAATGCCAAATTCAGATTAATCATTCGTCAACAATGAGAACCCCTATTTATCTAATAAATCGGGGTTCTGTGCCTTGTGAAAATCATAAATCAAATAAGTTAATGAGCATTTAAATTGCATGAAAACAGGGCTTCAACCCTTACTAAAAACGAATAAATCTGGAAAAATAAATGACGATTAGCTTATGATTGCTAGATTAATAAATCCAAATAGATAATGTCTGATTAAACGTTTGCTCACTTTAATCACTGCTTATTAACTATATAAAGCCTGTCTTTTTTTTAACAATATTTTAGCTAATAATATGCTCATAGCTGCTTTTTAATCTCAATTTTTAAATTACAATCAAATTTATCTATAGGACTCCTATTTGATTTTTGAAAAAACTCCGTACATCTGAAGAGTGGGGAAATCAAAGGTAGTGTGTCGAATAAACCACTCAAACATCCACTTCAAATGCGAGAATTTTGGGATCAAGGCACAGAAACGTCGAACCCATGTTTTAGCTTGCAACCAAATATCCTCGATAGGGTTTTGTTCTGGACAATTAGGAGCAAAGCGAACGCAGTGTATTTTCCATTGCTCGGCTGGTAGACCAAGATTTACCTCATCTAAGAAGCCTCGAACTTCGTTGGAACGGTGATAACTAGCGCCATCCCACAAAATTAGCAATCGCTGGTTGGGGGAGTGAGCTAGCAAATACTGTAGGTAATCAATAGTATTTTTAGAATTTCCGCTATCGTAGGCTTTTAGTAGCAATTCTCGTTCGAGATAGTCAACTGCTCCATAGTATGTCTGTTTATCTCGTTCGTTCACAACTGGAACTGCTATTTCTTGGTCAGTTTTCCCCCAAACATATCCACTTAAATCTCCCCATAGCAAATGGCATTCATCAAGCAGCAACACTCTCAATAAGCCTGTTTCAATTTCCTCTCGGTGGTTTGCCAGCAGTGTTGCAATCTCTTTTTTTTTGCTGCGACAGCATTCTCGTCGGCTTTGGGATTTAATTTTGTGGTTTTCTTCCAGCTAATTCCTGCTGCATCAAACAGGTCGTAGTAACTTTGCTTTGATTCATAAATTACGTCGTACTCAAAAGCTAATTTGTACTCTAGTTCACCTAGCTCCCAGCAGTTTTTAGTTTGCAGCCAACTCAATACTTCTTCTTGCTGTTGAGTACTCAGGTAGCTCTTTCTCCCTTTGTA is part of the Nostoc sp. 'Peltigera membranacea cyanobiont' N6 genome and encodes:
- a CDS encoding IS630 family transposase (programmed frameshift), coding for MINQHLQTATLPGGVATAIAELQDFIAACRDAREARKALAVKLVYQDYLYEEIQAILDVSLGSITGWKQAYEEDGINGLCLNYKGRKSYLSTQQQEEVLSWLQTKNCWELGELEYKLAFEYDVIYESKQSYYDLFDAAGISWKKTTKLNPKADENAVAGKKKEIATLLANHREEIETGLLRVLLLDECHLLWGDLSGYVWGKTDQEIAVPVVNERDKQTYYGAVDYLERELLLKAYDSGNSKNTIDYLQYLLAHSPNQRLLILWDGASYHRSNEVRGFLDEVNLGLPAEQWKIHCVRFAPNCPEQNPIEDIWLQAKTWVRRFCALIPKFSHLKWMFEWFIRHTTFDFPTLQMYGVFSKIK